Proteins encoded together in one Panthera uncia isolate 11264 chromosome A2, Puncia_PCG_1.0, whole genome shotgun sequence window:
- the TSGA13 gene encoding testis-specific gene 13 protein isoform X1, with protein MGQKRQTKFQDAVSRTPGTSSVKLEKGIGVDNDEIFDAVGPSKFVLKNLQEYTVHPNMAQYYEPLKPTALQKFLARNGKIRSFTLKVTEYDQDKTLLIMTNNPLPCPFDQQGKNIAPKYFPEELLLKEGYQHNPPENFCLPLMSQKKKLRSELKPTFPVTLLADPTSKQEQWFRFSTSNDFKSDGQYMKVCALQKQKKMYPQLNFASVCERDMKKAAVAKSGSDMPTSKMIWEPLTLSSLLEEKPTTTVPGENAFRNGRAQQWIIKNATVIK; from the exons ATGGGccaaaagagacaaaccaa GTTCCAAGATGCCGTATCAAGGACTCCAGGAACCAGCTCGGTTAAACTTGAGAAAGGGATAGGGGTTGATAACGATGAG ATTTTTGATGCAGTCGGGCCTTCAAAATTTGTCCTGAAGAACCTTCAGGAATACACAGTCCATCCAAATATG GCCCAGTACTATGAGCCTTTGAAGCCCACTGCCCTGCAGAAATTCCTGGCTCGAAACGGGAAAATCAGAAGCTTCACATTAAAAGTAACAGAGTATGATCAGGATAAGACCTTACTGATTATGACCAACAACCCACTTCCCTGCCCATTCGACCAGCAAGGAAAGAACATCGCACCCAAATACTTTCCCGAAGAATTGCTGCTCAAG GAAGGTTACCAGCACAACCCCCCTGAGAACTTCTGCCTACCCCTgatgtctcagaaaaaaaagttaagatctgagctgaaaccaacctTTCCTGTGACCCTGTTGGCTGATCCTACATCCAAGCAAGAACAGTGGTTTAG GTTTTCCACCTCCAATGATTTCAAAAGTGACGGGCAGTATATGAAGGTCTGTGctttgcagaaacagaaaaaaatgtacccTCAGCTCAACTTTGCTTCAGTCTGTGAAAGAGATATGAAGAAAGCTG CAGTCGCCAAGTCAGGGAGTGACATGCCGACTTCCAAGATGATTTGGGAACCACTAACCCTTTCATCGCTCCTGGAAGAGAAACCCACCACAACTGTGCCAGGAGAGAACGCCTTCCGCAATGGAAGGGCCCAGCAGTGGATTATAAAAAACGCCACTGTCATCAAGTGA
- the TSGA13 gene encoding testis-specific gene 13 protein isoform X2 yields the protein MGQKRQTKFQDAVSRTPGTSSVKLEKGIGVDNDEIFDAVGPSKFVLKNLQEYTVHPNMAQYYEPLKPTALQKFLARNGKIRSFTLKVTEYDQDKTLLIMTNNPLPCPFDQQGKNIAPKYFPEELLLKEGYQHNPPENFCLPLMSQKKKLRSELKPTFPVTLLADPTSKQEQWFRFSTSNDFKSDGQYMKVCALQKQKKMYPQLNFASVCERDMKKAVAKSGSDMPTSKMIWEPLTLSSLLEEKPTTTVPGENAFRNGRAQQWIIKNATVIK from the exons ATGGGccaaaagagacaaaccaa GTTCCAAGATGCCGTATCAAGGACTCCAGGAACCAGCTCGGTTAAACTTGAGAAAGGGATAGGGGTTGATAACGATGAG ATTTTTGATGCAGTCGGGCCTTCAAAATTTGTCCTGAAGAACCTTCAGGAATACACAGTCCATCCAAATATG GCCCAGTACTATGAGCCTTTGAAGCCCACTGCCCTGCAGAAATTCCTGGCTCGAAACGGGAAAATCAGAAGCTTCACATTAAAAGTAACAGAGTATGATCAGGATAAGACCTTACTGATTATGACCAACAACCCACTTCCCTGCCCATTCGACCAGCAAGGAAAGAACATCGCACCCAAATACTTTCCCGAAGAATTGCTGCTCAAG GAAGGTTACCAGCACAACCCCCCTGAGAACTTCTGCCTACCCCTgatgtctcagaaaaaaaagttaagatctgagctgaaaccaacctTTCCTGTGACCCTGTTGGCTGATCCTACATCCAAGCAAGAACAGTGGTTTAG GTTTTCCACCTCCAATGATTTCAAAAGTGACGGGCAGTATATGAAGGTCTGTGctttgcagaaacagaaaaaaatgtacccTCAGCTCAACTTTGCTTCAGTCTGTGAAAGAGATATGAAGAAAGCTG TCGCCAAGTCAGGGAGTGACATGCCGACTTCCAAGATGATTTGGGAACCACTAACCCTTTCATCGCTCCTGGAAGAGAAACCCACCACAACTGTGCCAGGAGAGAACGCCTTCCGCAATGGAAGGGCCCAGCAGTGGATTATAAAAAACGCCACTGTCATCAAGTGA